Sequence from the Streptomyces sp. NBC_01408 genome:
GGGTGCCGACCAGGCGGAAGGTCTCCCACTTGCGTTCGGTCGTGTGGGAGCGGGCGCGGCCGGGGATGCGGGTGAAGTCGTGCCGGCGGCCCGTCTTGGGGCGGCCATGCCGTTTGCCGGTGGCGTCGGGGAACAGGTGGCGCTGGACGCCGTTCCACACCTCGTCGGCAATGTGCATGGCCAGGGCCTTGGAGGCGTGGTGCTTGAGGTGCCCCGACGCTTCGAGATGCTTGTAGGCGCAGCGCTCCAAGGCCTCACGGGACAGGCCGAGGCGCTGCCGTACGACCTTCGCGCCGTGTTCGTCGCGTTCCTGCTTGGCGGCCCAGTAGCCATCGACCTTGGCGCGGGCATCGCGCTGGACGGCCCGCTTGACCGACCACATCGCGCCGAACAGCTTCTCGACACGGGCCAATTCGGCGGGGTCGGTGACGGCCAGCGGCAGCACCATCACCGACACCTGCCCGTCGTCGGGCTTCTTCCACTTCGGGGCCTTGTTCTTGCCCCGGAATTTCCGCTGCGTCTGGGCAGCCTGCATGACCATCACCCCCCGTTATAAATTAGTTGACCTACGCCACAATATGCGAGTAGTTGACCTATGATAACCGAGGTAGAATCGGATCTATGGCCATCGCAATTCCCGGATATGAAGACGCCAAACAGGCAGCGGCACGACTCAAGGTCACCGTCCAGCACGTCTACAACCTCAACAGCAGCCGCGCCGACTTCCCCACCCCCGTCTACGTCGGCCGCACCCCCCTGTGGCCCGTGGACCGGCTCGACGCCTGGCGCAGCGCCCACCCGAAGCGTGGAGATTAAGTGACTTATTAGAGAACAGGAAGTAATTGACCTAATACGTCGCTCTGTCCGTTCGTGTCGAAGATCAGCGTCACCAGCCTGCGCGCCGTCGCCGTACTCCACAACCTCAAGATCGACGCCGCCTGAATTACGGAACACCTCTCAGCGCTGTGACCGGAAGGGTTCACCGGGTCGCGCCGCCCGGCACGGCACTACGGGGTGGTCGAGGAGACCACGTAGACCTTGGAGACCTTGGGGTCCGTGAGGTCGACGGTGATGTCGCGGGTGGGCCGCGGATCCTGCTGTTCGACGGTGGTGCCGAGCCAGTCGGAGTGGGTCGTCCAGTTCCATCCCGCGACCGAGGTGTCGTGCGCGGAGATCGACACCCCGGGGGTCAGCTCGTCCCGGCTGGTGCCGACGGAGGTCAGGAACGCGTCCAGGTCGGCCGGGGTGACCGCGAACTGGGTGTACAGCCGGCTCGTGCGCCAGTTGTTCGTCTCCAGGAACCCGACCCGCCAGGCCTTGTCCGGGATCGGCACCTCGTAGATGCCGCGCTGCACCCGTGAGGGCCAGCCGGGGCGCACCTTGGTGGCGCCGACCTTGGCGGCCTTGTCGCGGCCGCTCTGGCGGCTCTGCTGGGCGGACACGGCGAGGTAGCCCGCCGGGACGCCGACCAGCAGCAGGATGATGATCGCGGTGATCCAGCGGCGCCGGACGACGTGCTTGCGGTCCTCCGCGGGCGGCGGCGGTACGGAGTCACCGTCGGGTGCGGAGGCCTGGTGGGGCAGGGAGGGGGGCGTCACTGCTGGTCGTCCTTGGAGTCCGTGGGGCCCGTGGTGTCGCGCCGGCCCAGCTGCTGCGCGTAACGCTCGTACCGTTCGTAGCGCTCCACCCGCCGGCGCGTGGCGCGGCGGAAGCGGCGGGCGACGAGCCGGGAGAGGTCGGCGGCGCCGACCATGCCCGCTTCGGGGCCGAGCTCGGCCTTGGCGATGCGGGCCTCGGGACGGTAGCCGCGGCCGGTGAGGTGGCGGCGGAAGGCGTCCCGGGCGGGGCCGATCAGCAGGTCGTCGGCGGCGCTGACGCCCCCGCCGATGACGAAGCAGGAGGGGTCGAGCGCGGCGGCGAGGTTGGCGATGCCCACGCCGAGCCACTGGCCGATGTCCTGGAGCAGCTCGACGCACATGGCGTCGCCCTCGCGGGCCAGCTCGGTGATGAGCGGCCCGGTGATCTCGGCGACGTTCCCACCGACCCTGGCGATGATGTTGTGGGCGACCGGGGAGTCGGCGGCGGCCAGCTCGCGGGCCTCGCGGACCAGGGCGTTCCCGGAGCTGTACTGCTCCCAGCAGCCGCGGTTGCCGCAGGGGCAGCGGTGGCCGCCGGGAACCACCTGCATGTGGCCGAATTCGCCGGCGACCCCGTACCGGCCGCGTTTGACCTGGCCGCCCTCCAGGATGGCCCCGCCGATGCCGGTACCGAGCGTGATCATGACGAGGTGGTCCTCGCCGCGTCCGGCGCCGAAGCGCCATTCGGCCCAGGCGGCGGTGTTGGCATCGTTGTCGACCATGACCGGGACCGCGAGCCGCGACTGGAGGGCGTCGCGAAGGGGTTCGTCGCGCCAGGCCAGATGGGGTGCGAAGAGGACCCGGGAGCGGTCGGCGTCGACCCAGCCGGCCGCGCCGATGCCCACCGCGTGGACGTCGTGCCGGTCGGAGAGGTCCAGCACCAGTTCGACGATGGTGTCCTCGACGACCTTGGGGCTCTTGGACTTGTCCGGGGTCTCGGTGCGGATCTTCTCCAGGATGACGCCGTCGGCGTCG
This genomic interval carries:
- a CDS encoding AlpA family transcriptional regulator produces the protein MAIAIPGYEDAKQAAARLKVTVQHVYNLNSSRADFPTPVYVGRTPLWPVDRLDAWRSAHPKRGD
- a CDS encoding ROK family glucokinase, with the translated sequence MSTYRDFALAHRGAARGTVLRTIGTRERRSHLTAPRVPTVGIDIGGTKVMAGVVDADGVILEKIRTETPDKSKSPKVVEDTIVELVLDLSDRHDVHAVGIGAAGWVDADRSRVLFAPHLAWRDEPLRDALQSRLAVPVMVDNDANTAAWAEWRFGAGRGEDHLVMITLGTGIGGAILEGGQVKRGRYGVAGEFGHMQVVPGGHRCPCGNRGCWEQYSSGNALVREARELAAADSPVAHNIIARVGGNVAEITGPLITELAREGDAMCVELLQDIGQWLGVGIANLAAALDPSCFVIGGGVSAADDLLIGPARDAFRRHLTGRGYRPEARIAKAELGPEAGMVGAADLSRLVARRFRRATRRRVERYERYERYAQQLGRRDTTGPTDSKDDQQ